From a single Candidatus Methylomirabilota bacterium genomic region:
- a CDS encoding PIN domain-containing protein — MSGVVADTSVWIEFFAGHAEPALEEALKHGIVVLPPLVVAELISGARRPRDRSAIVRLVAEIPLHETPLEHWVRVGELRRALLDRGLSVSTPDAHVAQCALDRDALLLSHDTIFGRISRVVGLRTQAR; from the coding sequence GTGAGCGGCGTCGTCGCTGACACGTCCGTCTGGATCGAGTTCTTTGCGGGCCACGCGGAGCCCGCGCTGGAAGAGGCCCTCAAGCACGGCATCGTGGTTTTGCCGCCGCTCGTGGTCGCCGAGCTGATCAGCGGGGCGCGCCGACCTCGCGACCGCTCGGCCATCGTCCGACTGGTCGCCGAAATCCCGCTGCACGAAACGCCGCTCGAGCATTGGGTGCGCGTCGGCGAGCTACGCCGAGCGTTGCTCGACCGCGGGCTCTCGGTGTCGACGCCCGATGCGCACGTGGCGCAGTGCGCACTGGACCGAGATGCGCTCCTCCTCTCGCACGACACGATCTTCGGGCGGATCTCGCGCGTCGTTGGGCTGAGAACTCAAGCCCGCTGA
- a CDS encoding OB-fold domain-containing protein, producing MTTESIPASRCGRCRRLCAPPARYCPDDATPMQPAQVPAYGEVISFTTLHSPPTGFASPLHMALVQLEGGVKFFCHGAETRGLKLGSRVAIEAVDQIYYFSMLNLGERALLFWRQGGIRATQRVGAFARSAVKRLSRWPGSRQ from the coding sequence ATGACCACCGAGTCCATCCCCGCCTCGCGGTGCGGCCGCTGCCGGCGCCTCTGTGCGCCTCCGGCCCGCTACTGCCCCGACGACGCGACCCCGATGCAGCCGGCCCAGGTGCCGGCCTACGGCGAGGTGATCTCGTTCACGACGCTCCACTCGCCACCGACCGGGTTCGCCTCGCCGCTCCACATGGCCCTCGTCCAGCTCGAGGGGGGCGTGAAGTTCTTCTGCCACGGCGCCGAGACCCGGGGCCTCAAGCTCGGGAGCCGGGTGGCGATCGAGGCCGTGGATCAGATCTACTACTTCTCGATGCTCAACCTGGGCGAGCGGGCGCTTCTCTTCTGGCGTCAGGGCGGCATCCGCGCCACCCAGCGGGTCGGGGCGTTTGCCCGCAGCGCCGTCAAGCGGCTCAGCCGCTGGCCGGGGTCCCGTCAGTGA